GGACGGCCCCGGTCACCATCGCCGGCAACGGCGAGGCGCGGGCGACCACCCTGACGGTCGCCGTTCCCAGCGCGCAGGTGAAGTCGGCGCTGGTGCTGGCCGCGCTCAACGCGCACGGTCGCTCACGCATCGGCGGCGAGCTCGCGACGCGCGATCACACCGAACGACTGCTGCGCGCGTTCGGCGCCGTGTGCGCCCTCGACGGCAACGAGCTGATCGTCGAAGGACCGGCGCGTTTGCGCGCGATCGAGCTGACGGTACCCGGCGACATCTCGAGCGCCGCGTTTCTGCTCGCCGCCGCGGCCGCGGTGCCGGGCGCGCGCGTCGCCGTCGACGACGTCGGCCTCAACCCGACGCGGACCGCGTTCCTCGACGTGCTGCGCCGCTTCGGCGCGCAGGTAACCGTCACCGAGACCGACGGCGGCGCGGAGCCGCGCGGCCGCGTCGTCGTGCGCGGCGCGCCGCTGCGCGCGATCGCGATCGAACCCTGGGAAGTACCGGGGTTGATCGACGAGCTGCCGCTGGTCGGGGTGCTGGGCGCGTTCGCGCGCGGGACGACCAGCGTGCGCGGCGCCGCCGAGCTGCGAGTGAAGGAGTCCGATCGCATCGAGACGTTCGCCGCCGCCGCGCGCGCGCTGGGCATCGACGTGAGAACCGCGCCCGACGGGTTCGCGGTGAGCGGGCCGGCGCGCATCCGCGGCGGCGCGATCGTGACAGCCGGCGATCACCGCATCGCGATGGCGTTCTCGGTCGCCGCGCGCGCGGCCGGCGTGCACGTCGTGCTCGACGATCCCGATTGCATGGCCGTCTCGTTCCCCGGCTTCGCCGGCGCGCTCGAGGCCGTCGCGTGAAGCGCGCGGCGGTCATCGGCCATCCGGTCGCGCACAGCCGCTCGCCGGCGCTGTTCGCGCGCTTCGCCGCCGCCGGCGGCGTCGAGCTCGACTACCGTGCCGTCGACCTCACCCCCGAGCAGCTGGCGCCGCAGCTGCGCGCCTGGCGCGTCGATCCCGACTTCGTCGGCTGCAACGTCACCCTGCCGCACAAGGAGCGCGCGTTGACGCTGGCCGACCGCGTCGAGCCGGCCGCGCACGCGTGCGGCGCGACCAACGTGCTCACCCGCAGCGACGGCCAGCTGATCGCCGACAACACCGACGTCGCCGGCGTCGAGGCGGGCTTGGCCGCGCACGGCGTCGCGCTGCGCCGCGCCCGGGTCGCGATTCTGGGCTGCGGCGGCGCGGCGCGGGCGGTCGCCGAGGCGGCGCGCCGCAGCGGCGCGGCCTCGATCGTGATCGCCGGCCGCGACCGCGCCCGCGCGCAAGCCGTCGCGGCCGCGTTCGGCGCGAGCGCGTGCACGCTCGACGCGGTGCCGGTGGCCGACGTCTACGTCAACGCGACGCCGGTCGGGATGGTCGGCCAGGAACAGCGCTCGCTCTTGCCGCGCAACGCGCCGGCCGGCGCGGCCGCGTTCGATCTCGTCTACACGCCCGAAGACACGCCGTTCTTGCGGGACGCGCGCGCCCGCGGCTTGCGCGCCGTGCCGGGCACGGCGATGTTCCTCGCCCAA
The window above is part of the Candidatus Sulfotelmatobacter sp. genome. Proteins encoded here:
- the aroA gene encoding 3-phosphoshikimate 1-carboxyvinyltransferase gives rise to the protein MTPPDLPGAPPGARVPGDKSIAHRSLMLAALAHGRSRLHNVPAGLDVLSTQRVLRALGVTIAADGAALVVDGRDGVFDAPGEPIDCGNSGTTIRLMSGLLATRPIVVTLDGDASLRRRPMRRVADPLAAFGARLTLSPGGTAPVTIAGNGEARATTLTVAVPSAQVKSALVLAALNAHGRSRIGGELATRDHTERLLRAFGAVCALDGNELIVEGPARLRAIELTVPGDISSAAFLLAAAAAVPGARVAVDDVGLNPTRTAFLDVLRRFGAQVTVTETDGGAEPRGRVVVRGAPLRAIAIEPWEVPGLIDELPLVGVLGAFARGTTSVRGAAELRVKESDRIETFAAAARALGIDVRTAPDGFAVSGPARIRGGAIVTAGDHRIAMAFSVAARAAGVHVVLDDPDCMAVSFPGFAGALEAVA
- a CDS encoding shikimate dehydrogenase, with the protein product MKRAAVIGHPVAHSRSPALFARFAAAGGVELDYRAVDLTPEQLAPQLRAWRVDPDFVGCNVTLPHKERALTLADRVEPAAHACGATNVLTRSDGQLIADNTDVAGVEAGLAAHGVALRRARVAILGCGGAARAVAEAARRSGAASIVIAGRDRARAQAVAAAFGASACTLDAVPVADVYVNATPVGMVGQEQRSLLPRNAPAGAAAFDLVYTPEDTPFLRDARARGLRAVPGTAMFLAQAAATFERWFGFAPPEALTT